From the Argentina anserina chromosome 3, drPotAnse1.1, whole genome shotgun sequence genome, the window GATTTGTGGCTGTACGTAAACAAGTGTGTTGAGATCTCCTTGTATAAACTGTGTTTTAATTTTAGACTGAAATGAATTTATGCAGATTTCCCAACAattgtttttaaaattttaatggaAATTTCCCAGCGCGCGAGAGCGAGAGAGCGAGAGGTCGGTCTTCAATTCAAAAACGCCAGGGAGGCCAGGCCCGACAGTAATAGACAGTTCATGACCGAATTGCCATGGTGGAGCTTGGAGTTCACGTGCAAAATAAGGTTATGACAGTGAAAGCCCGAAAATTCTTCCATTTCATTGGCTGAAGGTTCACAATCGGCTAATCTCGCTAAAGTGGTAGCACCACAACCACAAATTTGGGTCAATCCCACGCGCTGTTGGTGCAATTGTGGATTTGTTTCAAAAAGTAGCTGCATCTGGTCCcgtctcttcttcctctcatATGGCCCCCTTCTCATCTTCTTTTCTCATTTTATATAAACAAAACTAAAGTAAACGTGGCCCCATAGTGGCATCATAGTGCCACGTGTCTTTACTTAAATCATAGAATTATGAAACAATATATAAATTCTTTCAAAATAGCTAGGTTGTTTGAAAAATtctcaaaaaaattattacaGTCCTAGAATAATGCGATATGTTCGAGCATATAAAAACTTTCGAATATCAATGACAGGGAGACACGGTTAAAAATTATTGCAGTCCTAAGATAATGCGATATGTTCGAGCATATAAAAACTTTCGAATATTAATGACAGGGAGGTACGGTTACCCTTATGCATGTAAGATGATGCATATGGCTTACTACTTAATTGAGATCCATACATCAACGAATGTAAGTAAATTTTgaaccataaccatattttacTGTCATGGTCGAATATTGATTTTTCCAAATTTAGTCACGTGAATCTGATTGTGGCATATTACAGTGGTATATATTGTTTCATAGTTTATATATAAGTGTGTGTTTCCAAACCAATTCTACTAgggaaattaaattttaaaaaatcatGATCACCTCCTAATagtcaaattttaattttattaaatttatcatATGACTCATAACATGTAAACTATAGTGGTATAACTAATTTCATAGGTGATATGTACTTTGGAAATGAAACATGGAAAACCCATAATATGTTTCCATACAAAATGTACCTAGGAAATGAAACATGGAAAAATCGTCCATAGGATGTCATCAGTATAATGAAATATGTCTACGATATAAAATTCATATATTTCCGTGAACGGTTAGGTCTCCATTCACGTAGCTAACATTAAGCATCATTCTTTCTCCCTAAGAGCAACTATGTGGTTAGGTGATacatatttcaaaattttagaTAGAGCACATTACCGTAATAGTGGTTTTTTGGGGCAACTTTTTGAAGTATCCGACCCATTTACTACAATTTTGGAATATTTAAGTTTCTTATGACTAATTATGATGTCAGAATTGACACATGAGACAATTAGAAATGAACATCTGTCAAAATACTTATTCATTTGGTTGTttgaaataatttaatataatatcaAAAAATAATTCCCCCAGATTTGATGGTTAACCATTTTTAGATTTTATCTTTATATTAATTACAATTAATTACACATAACAATTGCAAAAGAAGTCTTCCAATTTTCCCTCATTCTTAACTCGCCATGGCTAACATAAATTACATGATCATGGGATTCATGGCCTCCTCCAAAGTCCCATTCTCAGCCCATTCTTCCCCAAACGCAAAGCCCAAGCTCTTTCCTCGATCTCCAAATCTCCATCCCCATCACCAAATTGTCCACCTCCTCCGATTTCTCAAATCCTTTCTCCCAAATCATCGTCACCTTCTTCATCATCGCCCCGCTGTCCCTCACCACGGGGATCGAGAAGTCGGCGGTCTTCGACCTCACCCTCCAAATCTAGGGCCAGACAGTTCTttttaggggtgggcacgttacgggatgggacgggacgaggctcatcccacgtctcatcccactcttttcaatcgggacgggacaagagtttttaagaatgcatcccactcgggattaatcccgattgggacgggacgggacaaatcccacattcctatgaagttaaataaaaacctatatttttactttttcataaaaaagtaacattcaataatgacattttaacaacaaaaaaatgcatattatgttcaaaatattataatttaccattaatatttgagttgatataattttggagttattaagaaattagtttcattttgatacaaatatataagaatttttaagttttcattaaaggtgggacgggaagggacgaagcgggatataaattattcgtcccacgtctcgtcccactattatgaaacgggacgggacaaacatttttagacctccgtcccgtccctataaATTTTGGGACGGGATcaggatttccgttttttatgcccacccgtAGTTCTTTTGGCACAATTTGTCACCGTCGTCGACATGACATCACTGGGATGATTGTTTTTGACTCCAAAGTAAGGAAATCTTTTCGGCTTCCctttgaaaattgaaacaagaataCCCAAGAAGACTTTAACATAAACAGATGTGTGGTGGAAGTGTTGAACTCTTGGAGTTGATCAGAATAATGGTAGAGACCCATGCGCTTGAAAGCTAAAATTGAGGGTTTCAGACTTTCAGGAGGTGACTGACCTTTGGGGAAGGAGTGTGTGGTCTGTTATGTCAAACAACTATTAATGGGTTTAACACGCGTGAAGAAACGCGCCGTTAACAGACAACAAGTGAACATTCATTGGGTGGAGGGAAGAAGCTCCGGTGAAAACCGGCCTGGTCGACCGTGAAACTCTGACGCATCTAATTTCTACTACATGCTTGTTTGCATATCAAAGAAAAATTTATAGCTGGAGCGTCGTCCTTTTATCTTGCGGTATAACCGTATAACATAtacttaattataatttttttaaaccaaaattataattttattgaacTAAATTTACAATATTGAGAACAAAGTTACAACATGTGTTtttctatatttataaataactAAAAAAAGTTATCACATTAACAATTATTTGTTCATAATCTTATAAAATGTTATGGGTGAAATAATTACAACTAATATAACTATATTTACCCAAAACATCACTTTATTTACTACAATGACAATAAATTTGTTGTGATATCAGGGCCGAAATATCACATACCTCGAGATACCTAAGAAAATATACCTCGAGATACCTAAGAAAATTACAGCTCGTCATCTTCAAATTACTTTCATTTCCAAATTACGGATTCTTGGTATGCAATCATGcattgcaaaaccctcaatcTCATATATAAGGCTTTCATTTCCAACGCCAGATAAAATCCGAATTGATGAAGATTAATCCGAACAGCTAGTAATTAAGTACGCGCAGATGTATGCAGGTAGAAAATCATCGATCGAATCAGATTCAGAAGCAAATAGAAGCTGTTAATCAAGGAACTCTTTGAAGTAAATCAGATTTAATTAGTACTTTAGTAGTGAAGTTTGACGTGGTCTGAAACTGCTTTGATTTGACAAGAAAATCAGGCAACCTTTGTAATTGTATGCATGCAAGATGATGTTGTCTTTTAACATATCTACTATTCTCGGATGATAATCCAGTTTCCTAAACTTTCCCGGTATATTTAGGATGATAGAGTGCCCTACAATCAGTACGATGTGAAAGGAATGCTTGAATTTTTGTACACCTCAAACTTAGCTTTTGAGGAGAAAATATCCTAGCTGGTCGGTCACTCTTAGAGACACCAATACTATTTCCGTTTTTCCTTCGGTCTGAACTTCGTACTTGGTTATGTGCGATGATATACACAGTATGCAATAATTCCGACCGAGAATGTGGCTACGCATTGGAGGCAAATTCAATCACAAAAGGGAGTGCAGTGGCTTCACGTGCAATGCAACATCAAATTAGGCCTACGAGCAAGACAATACAAAAGATTATATTCAAAAATCTTATTCTCATGGAGAAAAAACTATAACCAAACATAGTTCGGACAGAGCCCGCTCAAACATAATGtctgaaatatatattatacattgatatataataaattttttcaCTAATAATTTTCAAACGCAAATAAAATGTATTCAAAAACTTTAAAAAGGCCCAAGCAGATAACATAATTGGACCTGGGCTTTCTTAGGCTTGGGCCTTATCATTGTTGTACCCAATAATAAACCTTTATCGAGCTTCGTGCCCAAAAGGACAATAGCTCGGGCTGTGGAGAATATTATATTACATAGGTCGGTGGATGATCAAACGGCTGAGGCGAGAGtattaaacacaaacccaacaCACCTCCGTCATCTGATTTAACGAAAAACAGTACGGACCCGAAAACTGGTGGGTCAAGTCGTAACAGCAACAGACacagagagatagagagagaagcAGAGGCGCGCGATCTCTCTATCGACTCCGGCGGGTTCTCAAGGCCTCTTCCACCTCTGCTCCTTCTCTAATACGGCGTCGTTTTTGCTCCCCGAGCTTTAAATATAAGGCTGAGAAGGATTTAGAGGCTTCGAttgcgagagagagagagagagagagagagagagagagagagagagagaaatgtcGAAGAAGAAGGTGAGCGGGAACACCATGACGCTCAAGGACTTTCACGGCGGCTCTATCCCCTCCGATCTCCCTCTCCCCTCTGCTCCCGGTGTGTAAGTCCCTTTTTACCCCTCTCCTTCTTCCTTCCTTTGTTATATTATGTTATAATCTTTAGGATTAATCAGGATGATTAAATCGATGAGATCTTGTGAGTTGTGTATTGGATTTAGATTAAACCCTAGCTAATGATCAAAGGATTATTTGGATTTGTTTGTTGTAGAGTTGTTAGGCCGACGGATCGTCAAGGTTATGACCGGCCGGCCACCTGGGGCAACCCGATGGGGCGGCCGGATCACCGGTCCCGGCCGCACACGTCACCAGCTACCAGGCACTTTGATGACAAGACTCCGTTTCTGGCGCACTCTGTACACATTGGCCGGAACTTTGATGAGGATGAGCGGAAGCCGCTGGACGGCGTGTCGGCGCCGCGCCGCACTATAAGTGAGGACAGCGTGAGGGCGGTGCCAGCGTGTACCAAGGCGAAACAGCCAGTTTTTTCTTCCCCTGGGGGAGTGTCTGGCGTGCAGGGATGGGGTGCAGCACCGCTGTCACCCAGGGGAGGAGGGAGTAGTTACTCGGAGAGGGTTAGCGAGGCGGCACAGAGTGGGAGTGGTAATGGTGGGCGTGGCGGTGGCGGTGGTGCTCAGCCGAATGCGTGGGTGGTGAGGAAAGAGATGGCGGGTGTTACTGAGCCGGTGCAAGCTGTGTGGTCCGGACAGAGTGCTGTTGTGAAGCTGGCTCATGCGAGTGCGCTTGAGAAGGTGTCTTCTGGAAGATGGCAGTCAAAGCCTTCAATTGAGTATCAGGCAAATAGTATGGAGGTTGCTAGGTCGGTCGAGACGGAGAGTGGTGTACATTCTAGGGGTTATGGTAGTGACGGGAGGATGGATGTGATAGTTGAGCGGCAAAACTATGATCCCAGCTTGGCAAGACAAATGGAAAGAGGTCTAAAAATTGATGATGGCATTCAGAATGCTAGGAAAGAGTTACCGGATTACGAGAGGGCTAGGGGGCCTATCATTTCAGAAGTATTAAAAGAAAGGAACCCAGTAGTTAGGAAGGAGTTACCTGATTATGAGAGGGGTAGGGCACCCATGGTTTCAGATGTAAGAGAAAGGAAGCCAATTGTGTATAGTAACAGGGCTCAACCTGCTCAATCAGATGATAGATATGTGCAGCCGGAAGTTCAGCCCTTTGCTTCTTCAGAACCCGTAGAGCGCCCTAAGTTGAAGTTACTTCCGAGAACTAGGCCAGTGGAACATTTGGAAGATCCAGTTGGTGATCAGACACAGGTATTTAGAATTTATGTGTTTCGGTATTATTATCTTTCTCAAATACAGTCACTCACACTTAATGAAATCATTTCACATTCTTTGGTTGACTACAGGAGTACCAGCAACCTGTTTATGTTGAAACTGTCAATGAAGCGTATGGAAATATGAATTATACGAAACCTGGTTCAGCAGGCTCTGAGACTGGGAAACTGGCTGTGGAGCGTCCAAAATTGAATTTAAAGCCCCGGTCTCAACCTCTTGAACAATTGGAAGTAATTGCTGAAAGAGAGAGGTAATGTTTCTTTAGCACTATTTTGATTGCCGCAGACTTAATCTATTTGCCTTTTCTATTTAGTGGGTGAATGGAAATATGTAAGCTGACTTAAATATAAGAGATCATTTGGTACTGTGCAATAATGTTTGCTCATTTCCGCATGCAATCTTATGAGTACATTGTTTATTATATGGTGTCTATTTCTTTCGGtcctaactttgttggttgaATAAACGGGAAAATGGAGCACGACTTTGGACCTACACTTAATGCTTTGTAACGTTGTTGTTTTGACCATTTATATTTGCATTCAAAGAAGCGAGATATCTCATTCCAGATTTGGTAAGATATTTGGTAAACAGCCCTTATGATGAAGGGAAGAAGGGGGATCATCTATCATGGATGTAGTCTATGTCTGTGTAAATAAGAATCATATGTTCAAAGAGCATTTTAAGAACATAGGGCACTGGTTTCATATCAAATATGGAATTGAGGCTTACTTACTACATACTTTTAACTTCTGCATATTATAGATAAAATCTAAATTCTGAAATTCCGAAGAGTtgccatttatttctattttgttttcatcTGTTTACCCTCTACCTTCTATCAGGCATATCGCCTAATACAATAAATGAGTTTTCTTGTACTCCACAGTCCACACCTACTACTGTTATTGCATCTGATAACAGTATGCACAATATTTTTTGCATTGTCCTGCTATTAGAAatggaagaaaataaattttggaCTTCtgcaaaaatattaaaagaagTAATTCCTTGGCTGATATATGAGTTAAATCTATATTTACAGATGTAAAGATGTGTTATAAAATTTCAAGCCTTCCCCCAATTTCATCTGTTCAACTTGAGTATACACGGGTGGAAGACTACAATATAGAGTAAATATTTTCGTTGAATTCGTAATATGGGAGAATGTGATACTCTGCATTTGTAGATGGTCTTTGCACAAGTTGTCCTTCTTTTCTATAAATATCTTAGTTCTACTCTGGAACTTGCAATTAACAGTTGAAGATATCGTGCAGGAATGCGTTGTTTGGTGGTGCTCGCCCTCGAGAACTGGTGAGTCTTTACATCTAAGTTTGAAATTTGAGTTCACATATGTAACTTCGTGGTTTTGTTTTTAGGGGAACTTTTGCAAGTTCTTTTTTTGCGCTTTTAAGTGGTTGTATCCAAGACACAGCAATTCTTTAGTTTATATTCCTGTAGCATCCCCTTGCCTCAATCCTCTAACTATTAATAATTGCTGCTTTTACTTTCCATGACTCTTAATTGCTTAATAAGCCTAAAATCATTATGTTGAACGCTCAGGTTCTGAAGGCACGAGGTgttgatgatgttgtgattaaCAATTCTGACTTGGTTCAGCATTCTGAAAAGTATGGCTTCTTTTATATGTCAAAATGTTCTGATAATAATACACTTTAATTTGTGTATTTTCTTACAATATATGGTTTATTGCTATTTGAAGGGTTGAACATCATGTTCCCAGGGTTGAAAATCATGTTTCAAGAGCTGACCATCATGTGCTGAGGGCTGAACATCATTCTCCAAAGCTTGATAGAGGTCCTGGGCATGTAAATCCTACTCGCCACCCTGACAAAGCTGACAATCAGTCTTTTGATCAGAGAACCGGAAATAAATTTGATAGGAGGGATAATCAAGTTGAGAGAGTGGATTTGCAGAAGAGGAACTGGCGTAATGATGGGAGGAAGAACAATCGAGAGACTGATAGGCAGCAGCCACAACAGTCGGAGAGGCCACCATCACCAGAGACCTGGCGGAAGCCTGAACtgccaaaaccatcatctccTGATGGTGCTAGCCTGCACCGTGGAAAAGCAGCTTCAGCTCTTGAGCTTGCGCAAGCATTTTCAAGATCAGTGTCAGATCCAAAGTTAAATGATCGGATTTCTAACCAAAGGGGCATTCCTACCCGCGGTCAAGTACCTTTTTCACGGCTGATGGGCCCAACCCCAAGGCCTCAGATAAATGGTTACTAAGTGCCTCCATGATTCTATGTCCTTCTGGTGTAGTTCATGGTATACAGATTCAGAGTTTTACGGGTGATTCTATTCAGATGAAGTCTGCTGGATGAAAGAAGACAGAGATTCCCTAGCAAGAGTAGTGCCTCAACCAGATATTTCCAGTTTCATCGGAACAAATACTGCCATACAAAACTGCTTGCAATCTTCTAGCCTGAGTGGTGTCTTTGTCCCTGCAACATGTTGTTTTCATATTAATTTCTCTTATCTTTTTCCGGGTTATCACCATTGTCAACTGTATTTGCTCTCACCTTAAGAAGTGCTCTATTGcctattttatttaaaaaaaatgaggcCAGTGTAGCAAGAGTTAaattatagattttttttatctaatgAGTCAGTTTAGAAGTGTGGAAATATTGTGATCAGTTGCTTTTACAATTTTCTAGGAAATATCTAATTTTACTTCATTCTTGTTCTGTTTATGGTTGCTTTATTTTAGTTATTTGCGCGCGAAAGAAATTACAGTAGATGATGCTTGTGTTTGTTAAATTCTGGGCATCAAGAAGAAACATATGTTAATATTAAAATAGAGTAAAGCTAGTTGGATCTATAGTGGGATTAGTGGCAATTCTGAAGATTATAATATGTAATTATTTCGGGGATTGTGAACCTTAATGACGATTAGATTTTGGGTCATGGGGTTAACTATGTCCCTCAACCTTTGTTTTTAGCTAATTTGGTGATTCGATTTTAATCCTTTTTAAAGTGCCAGATTTCCTCTTATTCCCTCCATTGTCTCTCTTCACTACCAGCAGATATAGTCTTCAATGCTCTCATATTTACTCATAAACAGCAgattcaaatttcaaagtcaatACTTCAACTCTCTCTTTTATATTCTCCTTTTTGGGTCACTGTGGAAAGTACATATGTTGCTCCTGACTCCAAAACCTCTCTTCAAGTTTGCATGGATGATCTGCCTTTGATTTGAGATTTTCTTCTTTGCTACTTCTCTAGCAATGGCAATGTGCTGTGATCTCCAAGTCGATGTCAATGGTGAAGAAGTCTTCCTGGTGAACAAGGTAATGCTTCTCCATTTATGTGTATAAGATCATTGTTCTTAAATTATGACTGTTTCCAAATGAAGAAACCTGAGATTTGTAACTTCTTTAGCCCTTTGTAATGGAACTGCTACTGGTTTTCTCTTTGTTGGTGATCGATATCGGATACCATTGTTTGAGTTCAATAGGTTACTTCTTTAGTTTCTGTGCTTGTTTATTCTGATTTTCTGCAGAGAGTTGTTGTTTTTCAGTCATGATTATGCAGCCATGCGTTTTTTTTACATGACCATTAACTTGCACCTACTATTACAGAAGGAGGTAGTTATGTAGGGCTCATGTCCTTCTATTTTCATTATCTGAATTTTATGGAATTTGTATGAGAGATTTCCACTAATTTCCAACGAATTAAATTAGGACCACCCCTACAATTTAATGTATAAAAGCGACCTCTCACAAAATGTTCCTGTGGATTCCCCATTGGGTTGTTGagtgaaaataattaattatgcCTTTGTTGGGTCTGCTAGTCTCTAGCAGCTCAAATTTTGTGTGCTTCTTGTTCAGAAAGTTCCTTATCTTGTTCATCAATGAAAAGAGTGCTATAATGCAACCAATAACAGTGCCATATATCATGCAGAAAATACTGGAATCTTTCTCTAGTCGATTCAgcaaattgtttggtaaacCGATGGGTATAACGAGCCTCAAAGTGATATTCCATGACTTTCCTGGAGGTGCAGAGGGTTTTGAGCTTATGACAAGGTTTTGTTACAGTAATGGAAGAACTGAGATAACTCCTTCCAACTTAGTCCTTGTGTACTGCATTGCCGATTTCATGGAGATGGATGGTGATATACTCTTGCAAGCTCAAAGCACTCTCAAAGGTATCAGCTCTTGGTCATGGTCTGAGCTTCTAGTGGCTCTGAAGCAGTGCCAAGATTTGCTTCCCCCCTCAAATTCTTCATTGATATTGCATTTAGTCATGGACTGCATTATAGGCAAGCTTTCTTGTCCATCTGTTCCAACTCTCTATGATAATACTTCCACGGAGAATGTGAGTAGTTTCCAGTTTTCTGGTGGTACGAGCACCATTTATCACCTGAAAAGCAATCGCTCTATGAAAACATGGTGGTTTGAAGACGTGATGTTTTTAAATACTACTTTGATCAAAATGGTTATAAGAAGCCTGATATCCAAGGAGGTTGAACAGTCTACAGTTTTCAAGTTTCTCATTCGTTATCATCAATCAAAGTGTTCTGGTGCCAAATCAGAAGAGAAGTACAAAATCACAGAGGTTGTTATTGGTTTACTTTCTCTGCTTGATCGAAGCTCCCTTTCTTTCAGGGGATTATTCAACATGTATCAAGCAGCTTTGAACATGAAATTAGGCAAGAAGTGTAAAACCAAGTTGGAGATTATGATAAGTTCACAGCTGGATGAAGCAACAATTGATTATTTACTTGTCCCATCTCCTCGTGGGAAGAAGTATGTTTATGATGTGAATTTGATTTTGAGGTTAGGTGAATCATATCTTCTTCAAGAAGGGGATAATTTACCCCAGATGAGTCACTCTACAAAGGTCGCCGAGTTGATGGACTCATATCTTGCAGAAGTAGCTCCAGACTTTCATTTGAAACCTTCAAAGTTTGCAGCATTAGTTTTGTTGTTGCCAGCGTCTGTTCGAGAATCTCATGACAGACTTTATGAAGCCATTGCTGTATATTTTAAGGTATGCTAGTCCTAATTAATGTGTCCATGTATACAAAATCAGAAAAGTCATAATCTGTGTTCTCTTTTCTTGAATGCTACTACTGACTTGTAGTACCTGACAGTGCCACACTGGTCTATATGAACAAGAGAAGCTGACTATCTGTTGTGCACTCAACTATAAGAAGCTCTCAGCTGAAGCTTTAAAACAAGTCCCTTGCACAAAGTTCCCATCGAGGAGAGCAGTTGAAGCTTTCAAGAAACAGCAATCCAACCTCAGAAGCTTTCTCCAGGACTTCTACTACATCGGAACCAAGGATGAAAAAGAGGAAATTGATCCAGTCCTACTTGACGCAAAGGATCTTGATCTCCCTACAAAggcattggaattgaaaaGGGTTTTCGGGGCAGTGCAGATACAAGTGAAAAATGTAATCAAATCCAGATTGCCCTTTCAGACAACCAATAATCGATACTTGCCAAATCTCTTTCCATAATACAAAAATTTACAAACTTTAGCATGTAAATTTTTCAAGAGAATCTGTGCAATTTATTCTCCTTCCTTCCTATCTAGTATCTTTTGAAAATGCATAACTATCTAGTTGGAGTAGTTGAGTTTAAGCAAGACAGTTGAGCACTGTGTGAGGACCAAGACCATAAGTTACACTTACAAATGAGCATTTGGATGATCGCTGGAATTGGATGTTTCTAAAGAATATCGAAGTGAGGTAAAGGGCACGAAGAACCATTATGCAGAAATCTATACTGAAGTTGCAGAAACCAAAGCATTTTTACCAATTCATGACTGTAAAAAGATACTGGGAGTAATAGTTTCATGATTAACAGTAGTACAGAAAGGCACTCAGTCAACTGTGGATGTGGTAAAATACTATAATGCAATTGGGGGTGTGCGCCTGTTTGTGTGAACCAAATATATTGCAGATAGCCAAGGAAATAGAGCTTCATACTGGATgaacttcaagaccaacaTTTGTTTCTTGGAGGTAACTCCTAGACCAACATTACATTTTCtaaacaaaaacatttttGGTTACTGTGAGACTATTAGACTTTGAACTAGTTGGAAGCAGTGATCATTTAATGAATCGGACAAGCCAAACAGAATCGAAATTCCAAGTCATTTAGGCTTCATGTGTTTCTTCAGGCCccaagaggccaagaccctcCAGTTGGTGAATAAGAAAACGCAGGGGTACAATTGTCTTTCACAAACTTCTCCGGTCTTCTCCGGCCATTATACAGAAACTTCCAGAGATTATCCGACAAGTATTTGAACGTGTGAAATGCCTACACTGGTGGAAACGTGAGACTCGCACTAAACGTGGACGAATACGTGCTGAAAACGAGCCAATTCGTTCGAAGTCTTTACTCAAAAAGACAGTTATACCCTCAGTAAATAGAGCCATAGACAGAGAAACGGCGCGTCGTTTGGTAACATTACTAACATATCAAAAACTACTGTTGTCTCCAGAGAAACAGACGATTG encodes:
- the LOC126789203 gene encoding uncharacterized protein LOC126789203 isoform X1; translated protein: MSKKKVSGNTMTLKDFHGGSIPSDLPLPSAPGVVVRPTDRQGYDRPATWGNPMGRPDHRSRPHTSPATRHFDDKTPFLAHSVHIGRNFDEDERKPLDGVSAPRRTISEDSVRAVPACTKAKQPVFSSPGGVSGVQGWGAAPLSPRGGGSSYSERVSEAAQSGSGNGGRGGGGGAQPNAWVVRKEMAGVTEPVQAVWSGQSAVVKLAHASALEKVSSGRWQSKPSIEYQANSMEVARSVETESGVHSRGYGSDGRMDVIVERQNYDPSLARQMERGLKIDDGIQNARKELPDYERARGPIISEVLKERNPVVRKELPDYERGRAPMVSDVRERKPIVYSNRAQPAQSDDRYVQPEVQPFASSEPVERPKLKLLPRTRPVEHLEDPVGDQTQEYQQPVYVETVNEAYGNMNYTKPGSAGSETGKLAVERPKLNLKPRSQPLEQLEVIAERERNALFGGARPRELVLKARGVDDVVINNSDLVQHSEKVEHHVPRVENHVSRADHHVLRAEHHSPKLDRGPGHVNPTRHPDKADNQSFDQRTGNKFDRRDNQVERVDLQKRNWRNDGRKNNRETDRQQPQQSERPPSPETWRKPELPKPSSPDGASLHRGKAASALELAQAFSRSVSDPKLNDRISNQRGIPTRGQVPFSRLMGPTPRPQINGY
- the LOC126789207 gene encoding BTB/POZ domain-containing protein At3g22104-like; the encoded protein is MAMCCDLQVDVNGEEVFLVNKKILESFSSRFSKLFGKPMGITSLKVIFHDFPGGAEGFELMTRFCYSNGRTEITPSNLVLVYCIADFMEMDGDILLQAQSTLKGISSWSWSELLVALKQCQDLLPPSNSSLILHLVMDCIIGKLSCPSVPTLYDNTSTENVSSFQFSGGTSTIYHLKSNRSMKTWWFEDVMFLNTTLIKMVIRSLISKEVEQSTVFKFLIRYHQSKCSGAKSEEKYKITEVVIGLLSLLDRSSLSFRGLFNMYQAALNMKLGKKCKTKLEIMISSQLDEATIDYLLVPSPRGKKYVYDVNLILRLGESYLLQEGDNLPQMSHSTKVAELMDSYLAEVAPDFHLKPSKFAALVLLLPASVRESHDRLYEAIAVYFKCHTGLYEQEKLTICCALNYKKLSAEALKQVPCTKFPSRRAVEAFKKQQSNLRSFLQDFYYIGTKDEKEEIDPVLLDAKDLDLPTKALELKRVFGAVQIQVKNVIKSRLPFQTTNNRYLPNLFP
- the LOC126789203 gene encoding uncharacterized protein LOC126789203 isoform X2 is translated as MSKKKVSGNTMTLKDFHGGSIPSDLPLPSAPGVVVRPTDRQGYDRPATWGNPMGRPDHRSRPHTSPATRHFDDKTPFLAHSVHIGRNFDEDERKPLDGVSAPRRTISEDSVRAVPACTKAKQPVFSSPGGVSGVQGWGAAPLSPRGGGSSYSERVSEAAQSGSGNGGRGGGGGAQPNAWVVRKEMAGVTEPVQAVWSGQSAVVKLAHASALEKVSSGRWQSKPSIEYQANSMEVARSVETESGVHSRGYGSDGRMDVIVERQNYDPSLARQMERGLKIDDGIQNARKELPDYERARGPIISEVLKERNPVVRKELPDYERGRAPMVSDVRERKPIVYSNRAQPAQSDDRYVQPEVQPFASSEPVERPKLKLLPRTRPVEHLEDPVGDQTQEYQQPVYVETVNEAYGNMNYTKPGSAGSETGKLAVERPKLNLKPRSQPLEQLEVIAERERNALFGGARPRELVLKARGVDDVVINNSDLVQHSEKVENHVSRADHHVLRAEHHSPKLDRGPGHVNPTRHPDKADNQSFDQRTGNKFDRRDNQVERVDLQKRNWRNDGRKNNRETDRQQPQQSERPPSPETWRKPELPKPSSPDGASLHRGKAASALELAQAFSRSVSDPKLNDRISNQRGIPTRGQVPFSRLMGPTPRPQINGY